One genomic region from Pseudorca crassidens isolate mPseCra1 chromosome 11, mPseCra1.hap1, whole genome shotgun sequence encodes:
- the LTBR gene encoding tumor necrosis factor receptor superfamily member 3 isoform X2 codes for MRLPWAASPCGLAWGPLILGLWGLLAASQLQLVPPYRTENQTCRDRETEYYEPKHHVCCSRCPPGTHVSAECGPDQDTTCATCPENSYNEHWNHLSICQLCRPCDRMLGFMEITPCTSKHKTQCRCQPGLFCVFWGSECVHCESLSHCPPGTEAELKDEDRKANSNCVPCKAGHFQNTSSPSARCQPHTRCEDQGLVEAAPGTSRSDTSCRNPPEPSEMPGSLLKRHPEGEESNTAEGSWEPPRVNPQYPDLVEPLLPTSGDLTPASAGLPASPGLEEEALQQQSPLSQARELEAELPEQGQVAHGTNGIHVTGGSVTVTGNIYIYNGPVLGGARGPGDTPAPPEPPYPIPEEGAPSPPGLSTPYQEDGKAWHLAETETLGCHTP; via the exons ATGCGCCTGCCGTGGGCCGCCTCCCCCTGCGGCCTGGCCTGGGGGCCGCTCATATTGGGCCTCTGGGGTCTCCTGGCAGCATCCCAGCTCCAGCTG GTGCCCCCGTACCGCACGGAGAACCAAACCTGCCGGGACCGGGAAACGGAGTACTACGAGCCCAAGCATCACGTCTGCTGCTCCCGCTGCCCCCCAG GCACACACGTCTCGGCCGAATGTGGCCCCGACCAGGACACCACTTGTGCCACGTGCCCCGAAAATTCCTACAACGAGCACTGGAACCATCTCTCCATCTGCCAGCTGTGCCGCCCCTGTGACCGGA TGCTGGGCTTCATGGAGATCACGCCTTGCACTAGCAAACACAAAACCCAGTGCCGCTGCCAGCCAGGACTCTTCTGCGTCTTTTGGGGCTCTGAGTGTGTACACTGCGAGTCACTCTCCCACTGCCCGCCTGGCACTGAAGCCGAGCTCAAAG ATGAAGACAGGAAGGCTAACAGCAACTGTGTTCCCTGTAAGGCAGGGCACTTCCAGAACACCTCCTCCCCCAGCGCCCGCTGCCAGCCCCACACCAG GTGTGAGGACCAGGGCCTCGTAGAGGCAGCGCCAGGCACCTCCCGGTCTGACACCAGCTGCAGAAATCCGCCAGAGCCCTCCGAGATGCCAG GATCCCTGCTCAAGAGGCACCCAGAG GGAGAGGAATCAAATACTGCTGAAGGAAGCTGGGAGCCCCCGAGGGTCAACCCACAGTACCCTGACCTGGTAGAGCCACTTCTGCCCACCTCTGGAGACTTGACCCCAGCTTCGGCCGGGCTCCCGGCGTCCCCAGGTTTGGAGGAAGAGGCACTACAACAGCAGAGTCCTCTGAGCCAGGCCAGGGAGCTGGAGGCTGAGCTCCCAGAGCAAGGCCAGGTGGCCCACG gcACCAATGGCATTCACGTCACCGGCGGGTCTGTGACTGTCACCGGCAACATCTACATCTACAACGGGCCAGTACTGGGGGGAGCACGGGGCCCCGGAGACACCCCCGCTCCCCCAGAGCCTCCGTACCCCATCCCTGAAGAGGGTGCCCCTAGCCCTCCCGGGCTCTCCACACCCTACCAGGAGGATGGCAAAGCTTGGCACCTGGCTGAGACAGAGACACTGGGGTGCCACACCCCCTAA
- the LTBR gene encoding tumor necrosis factor receptor superfamily member 3 isoform X1 — MRLPWAASPCGLAWGPLILGLWGLLAASQLQLVPPYRTENQTCRDRETEYYEPKHHVCCSRCPPGTHVSAECGPDQDTTCATCPENSYNEHWNHLSICQLCRPCDRMLGFMEITPCTSKHKTQCRCQPGLFCVFWGSECVHCESLSHCPPGTEAELKDEDRKANSNCVPCKAGHFQNTSSPSARCQPHTRCEDQGLVEAAPGTSRSDTSCRNPPEPSEMPGTMLVLAVLLPLVSLLLLTTVFACTWKSHPSLCRKLGSLLKRHPEGEESNTAEGSWEPPRVNPQYPDLVEPLLPTSGDLTPASAGLPASPGLEEEALQQQSPLSQARELEAELPEQGQVAHGTNGIHVTGGSVTVTGNIYIYNGPVLGGARGPGDTPAPPEPPYPIPEEGAPSPPGLSTPYQEDGKAWHLAETETLGCHTP; from the exons ATGCGCCTGCCGTGGGCCGCCTCCCCCTGCGGCCTGGCCTGGGGGCCGCTCATATTGGGCCTCTGGGGTCTCCTGGCAGCATCCCAGCTCCAGCTG GTGCCCCCGTACCGCACGGAGAACCAAACCTGCCGGGACCGGGAAACGGAGTACTACGAGCCCAAGCATCACGTCTGCTGCTCCCGCTGCCCCCCAG GCACACACGTCTCGGCCGAATGTGGCCCCGACCAGGACACCACTTGTGCCACGTGCCCCGAAAATTCCTACAACGAGCACTGGAACCATCTCTCCATCTGCCAGCTGTGCCGCCCCTGTGACCGGA TGCTGGGCTTCATGGAGATCACGCCTTGCACTAGCAAACACAAAACCCAGTGCCGCTGCCAGCCAGGACTCTTCTGCGTCTTTTGGGGCTCTGAGTGTGTACACTGCGAGTCACTCTCCCACTGCCCGCCTGGCACTGAAGCCGAGCTCAAAG ATGAAGACAGGAAGGCTAACAGCAACTGTGTTCCCTGTAAGGCAGGGCACTTCCAGAACACCTCCTCCCCCAGCGCCCGCTGCCAGCCCCACACCAG GTGTGAGGACCAGGGCCTCGTAGAGGCAGCGCCAGGCACCTCCCGGTCTGACACCAGCTGCAGAAATCCGCCAGAGCCCTCCGAGATGCCAG GAACGATGCTGGTGCTGGCCGTCTTGCTGCCGCTGGTCTCCTTGCTGCTTCTCACCACTGTGTTCGCCTGCACCTGGAAGAGCCACCCCTCTCTCTGCAGAAAGCTGG GATCCCTGCTCAAGAGGCACCCAGAG GGAGAGGAATCAAATACTGCTGAAGGAAGCTGGGAGCCCCCGAGGGTCAACCCACAGTACCCTGACCTGGTAGAGCCACTTCTGCCCACCTCTGGAGACTTGACCCCAGCTTCGGCCGGGCTCCCGGCGTCCCCAGGTTTGGAGGAAGAGGCACTACAACAGCAGAGTCCTCTGAGCCAGGCCAGGGAGCTGGAGGCTGAGCTCCCAGAGCAAGGCCAGGTGGCCCACG gcACCAATGGCATTCACGTCACCGGCGGGTCTGTGACTGTCACCGGCAACATCTACATCTACAACGGGCCAGTACTGGGGGGAGCACGGGGCCCCGGAGACACCCCCGCTCCCCCAGAGCCTCCGTACCCCATCCCTGAAGAGGGTGCCCCTAGCCCTCCCGGGCTCTCCACACCCTACCAGGAGGATGGCAAAGCTTGGCACCTGGCTGAGACAGAGACACTGGGGTGCCACACCCCCTAA